The genomic stretch AGTATTCTTTCTTGTAATCCTTATTTTAGGTAAGGAGTTTAAGGTTGGATAATATCTTAGAATTAAAAAATATATCTTCTGGCTATCAGGGTAAAATAGTTATAGAGGATATTGATTTTAAAGTTAAGAAAGGAGAATTTATAGGTTTAATTGGTCCTAACGGGGCAGGTAAGACTACTCTTTTCAAGACCCTTATGGGTATATTAAAACCTGAAAAGGGTGAGATCTTATATAAAGAGAGAGATCTAGCAGGTATAGATATTAAAGAGAGAGCAAAGAGAATAGCGTTCCTGCCTCAGATATTTGAAACCAGGTTCTCATATACAGTGGAGGAGTTTATTACAATGGGGAGATTTCCTCATCAGGATGGGCTCAGTACTTATTCTAAGAGAGATTTAGAGAGAGTTAAAGATGTTATTGAGAGATTCTCATTGACTGAAATACAGGGCCGCAGGATAGATGAGATCTCAGGCGGTGAACTTCAAAGAGTGTTATTTGCTCAGAGTATTGCCCAGGATCCGGAATTATTGCTTTTGGATGAACCCACAACCCATCTTGATATAGGACATCAGCTTGATATTATGAATGCTATAAGCGATCTTAACAGAGAAGGGCTTACTGTGATTACAATATTACATGATTTAAATATCTCTGCAGAGTTTTGCGATCGGCTTATTCTTATGGATAAAGGTAGAGTGGTCAGAGATGGAGAACCCTCTTTTGTTATGGACTACAGTATAATAGAAG from Candidatus Kaelpia aquatica encodes the following:
- a CDS encoding ABC transporter ATP-binding protein, which encodes MDNILELKNISSGYQGKIVIEDIDFKVKKGEFIGLIGPNGAGKTTLFKTLMGILKPEKGEILYKERDLAGIDIKERAKRIAFLPQIFETRFSYTVEEFITMGRFPHQDGLSTYSKRDLERVKDVIERFSLTEIQGRRIDEISGGELQRVLFAQSIAQDPELLLLDEPTTHLDIGHQLDIMNAISDLNREGLTVITILHDLNISAEFCDRLILMDKGRVVRDGEPSFVMDYSIIE